A stretch of the Pseudoalteromonas phenolica genome encodes the following:
- a CDS encoding ATP-dependent DNA helicase — protein MQIKTLFSESGPLALNIPGYIPRQPQIEMAEMVHAAIENKSQCVVEAGTGTGKTFAYLIPVLLSDKKSIISTGSKALQEQLYHRDLPQLAKILNKGRKVALLKGRANYLCTYRLDQHVAHVPTDDPDVMHQLAMVAKFASQTNTGDLADCVGIEEDAKVLPYVNSTADNCLGKECPDFAECYIRKARIKAMEADIVVINHHLFFADMAVKDSGFAELMPDADNYIFDEAHQIPEIASDYFGDSISTKQLVALINDLRLIYRSDIPDMLQLGNTLNKLETAVADLRLAFAGESSRGDWRESLTSKTICDALHRVISDLDFLYKVLKLCLDRSDKIEHPFEKVLQFKNQLERAFDTTQTGYSYWYETTRRFLTINITPLNVANKFKEIIERTQASFTFASATLSVNDSLDHFNKSLGLKPKHQLLVESPFDYENQAVLCMPRYLPETSDDMMPHSLVKLAKELIKAAKGRTFLLFTSYRVMHLVYEGLSTATEYPVFMQGQSSKRIILEQFIRHGNAVLMGTASFWEGVDVRGDALSCVLIDKLPFTSPDDPLLQARMKDCELTGGEPFEDIQLPQAIINLKQGVGRLIRDHSDKGVLVICDNRLVTRKYGQTFLQSLPNMRRTRDFQSALQFLENIE, from the coding sequence TTGCAAATTAAAACGCTTTTTTCAGAATCAGGTCCATTAGCTTTAAATATTCCTGGATACATACCTAGACAGCCACAAATTGAGATGGCTGAGATGGTGCATGCCGCAATAGAAAATAAATCTCAATGTGTAGTCGAGGCAGGGACTGGTACGGGTAAAACATTCGCGTATTTAATTCCAGTGTTACTCAGCGATAAAAAATCGATCATCTCAACAGGGTCTAAAGCACTGCAAGAACAGCTTTACCATCGAGATTTACCGCAACTTGCTAAAATTCTGAATAAAGGACGAAAAGTTGCTCTGTTAAAAGGGCGAGCAAACTATCTTTGCACCTATCGGCTTGATCAGCATGTTGCACATGTACCAACCGATGATCCTGATGTGATGCACCAACTTGCCATGGTTGCTAAGTTTGCCTCACAAACTAACACGGGTGATTTAGCCGATTGTGTTGGTATTGAAGAAGATGCCAAAGTATTACCTTACGTAAACTCTACGGCGGATAACTGTTTAGGTAAAGAGTGCCCTGATTTCGCTGAATGCTACATAAGAAAAGCGCGTATTAAAGCCATGGAAGCTGATATTGTGGTGATCAATCATCACTTATTCTTCGCAGATATGGCGGTGAAAGATTCTGGCTTTGCTGAACTTATGCCTGACGCTGATAATTATATTTTTGATGAAGCACACCAAATTCCCGAAATTGCCAGTGATTACTTTGGTGACAGTATAAGTACCAAACAGCTGGTGGCTTTGATCAATGATCTGCGTTTAATCTACCGTTCTGATATTCCAGACATGTTGCAATTGGGCAATACACTCAATAAGTTAGAAACGGCAGTTGCCGATCTTCGACTGGCTTTTGCAGGCGAAAGTTCTCGGGGAGATTGGCGAGAATCTTTAACCAGCAAAACCATTTGCGATGCGCTGCACCGTGTCATTTCAGATTTAGATTTCTTGTATAAAGTCTTAAAACTTTGCCTGGATAGAAGCGACAAAATTGAACATCCATTTGAAAAAGTGTTGCAGTTCAAAAACCAATTAGAGCGCGCATTTGATACCACACAGACGGGTTACAGCTATTGGTACGAGACAACGCGACGTTTCTTAACAATTAATATCACACCCTTGAACGTCGCAAATAAATTCAAAGAAATTATAGAGCGTACGCAAGCGAGTTTTACTTTTGCATCTGCGACCCTATCAGTAAATGACTCGTTAGATCATTTTAATAAGAGCTTAGGTTTAAAGCCGAAGCATCAATTATTGGTAGAAAGTCCGTTTGATTATGAAAATCAGGCGGTGTTATGTATGCCTAGATATTTGCCGGAAACCAGTGATGATATGATGCCTCATAGCTTGGTAAAACTCGCCAAAGAGCTTATAAAGGCAGCAAAAGGGCGTACATTTTTACTTTTCACAAGTTATCGAGTCATGCACTTAGTTTATGAGGGGTTAAGTACAGCTACTGAATATCCCGTGTTTATGCAGGGACAATCGTCTAAGCGGATCATTCTTGAACAGTTTATTCGACACGGAAACGCGGTATTAATGGGCACGGCTTCTTTTTGGGAAGGGGTTGATGTTCGTGGTGATGCACTCAGTTGTGTTTTAATCGATAAACTGCCTTTTACATCACCTGACGACCCATTATTACAAGCTAGAATGAAAGATTGTGAATTAACAGGTGGTGAGCCTTTTGAAGACATCCAATTACCCCAAGCAATCATTAACCTTAAACAAGGTGTCGGTCGCTTAATTAGAGATCACAGTGATAAAGGTGTACTTGTCATTTGCGATAACCGTCTAGTTACGCGAAAATATGGGCAGACATTTTTACAAAGCTTACCTAATATGCGCCGCACAAGAGATTTTCAAAGCGCATTACAGTTTTTAGAGAACATAGAATAA
- the tsaB gene encoding tRNA (adenosine(37)-N6)-threonylcarbamoyltransferase complex dimerization subunit type 1 TsaB: MTYNLLALDASTEALSIAIQFNGQTVKHFEVCPQQHSQKVLPLVSELLDEVGCKLQDLDGIVFGRGPGSFTGVRISVAIAQGLAYGANLPLVGISTLQAMAQQALEEKELDSVITGIDARMGEIYFAHYFKSETGLAELNIDENEVVCAPADLPESIKGLTAVGTAWEPYAEQAADLNLDVISEITLPDAAYMLKIAEVEFDKGNTVKAADAQPHYVRDTVTWKKLPGRE, encoded by the coding sequence ATGACTTATAACCTTTTAGCGTTAGATGCTTCAACTGAAGCGCTAAGCATTGCCATTCAATTTAATGGTCAAACAGTTAAACATTTTGAGGTTTGTCCTCAGCAACATAGCCAAAAGGTCTTGCCTTTAGTTTCTGAGTTATTAGACGAAGTTGGGTGTAAGTTACAAGATTTAGATGGCATTGTATTTGGTCGCGGACCGGGCAGTTTTACTGGTGTTCGTATTAGTGTTGCCATTGCACAGGGTCTGGCGTACGGTGCTAATTTACCGCTGGTTGGGATCTCAACATTACAGGCAATGGCACAGCAAGCACTCGAAGAAAAAGAACTAGATTCAGTCATTACGGGAATTGATGCGAGAATGGGTGAGATTTATTTCGCTCATTATTTTAAATCTGAAACTGGACTCGCTGAATTAAACATAGATGAAAATGAAGTAGTGTGTGCGCCTGCTGATTTACCAGAGTCGATTAAAGGCTTAACTGCGGTAGGAACCGCATGGGAGCCTTATGCAGAGCAAGCCGCCGATTTAAATTTAGATGTCATCTCTGAAATTACCTTACCCGATGCCGCATACATGCTAAAAATTGCAGAAGTTGAGTTTGATAAAGGTAACACAGTTAAAGCTGCCGATGCGCAGCCGCACTATGTAAGAGATACGGTAACTTGGAAAAAACTGCCTGGCAGAGAATAA
- a CDS encoding alkaline phosphatase, translating into MKYAMSAVTASCLLAFANQSLAAEAPKNIIYMIGDGMGPAFTTAYRYYSDNPNTKLVEPTIFDQILVGMAHTYPDDDTYVTDSAAGATALSTAIKTYNGAIAVDTHKKPLKTMLQVAKEKGMRTGLVSTSQINHATPASFAAHNESRRNYDEIADDYFDVKIAGKLPVDLMLGGGVQYFKRSDRDLIKEFEKAGYQYTSDWQKLNQIEQLPALGLFADKAFPHAIDENPNRLEKMTFKSLDLISKNNDKGFFIMLEGSQIDWCGHANDIACAMKEMHDFAKSIELAKAYVDQNPDTLLVVTADHSTGGLTLGANGKYTWLPDEVKKVNSSVMTMTKSLLEADDLKTAWNQHTSLALSKDALDSLSKAKQDGDEALYKAINKVINTATYTGWTTSGHTAIDVQVFAYGKGYEQFIGSQNNTQIAEKLINFIEK; encoded by the coding sequence ATGAAGTACGCGATGAGTGCAGTAACTGCATCGTGCTTATTGGCATTCGCTAATCAATCTTTGGCTGCTGAAGCACCAAAAAATATTATCTATATGATAGGTGATGGTATGGGTCCTGCTTTTACCACCGCATATCGCTATTACTCGGACAATCCGAATACTAAACTGGTAGAACCCACTATTTTCGACCAGATACTCGTTGGTATGGCACACACCTACCCTGACGATGATACTTATGTTACTGATAGTGCCGCTGGTGCCACAGCTCTCAGCACAGCTATCAAAACCTACAATGGTGCGATTGCGGTCGATACTCACAAAAAGCCTTTAAAAACCATGCTTCAAGTGGCGAAAGAAAAAGGCATGCGTACTGGATTAGTATCAACTTCTCAAATAAATCACGCAACACCAGCAAGTTTTGCAGCACATAATGAATCACGTCGTAACTATGATGAAATCGCTGATGATTATTTCGACGTAAAAATTGCAGGAAAGCTACCCGTCGATTTAATGCTTGGTGGCGGCGTGCAATATTTTAAACGCAGCGACAGAGATTTAATTAAAGAATTTGAAAAAGCGGGTTATCAATATACGTCTGATTGGCAAAAATTAAATCAAATTGAACAATTACCTGCTCTGGGGCTATTTGCCGACAAAGCGTTTCCGCATGCAATAGATGAGAATCCAAACCGCTTAGAAAAAATGACGTTTAAGTCTTTAGATTTAATATCTAAAAACAATGATAAAGGTTTCTTTATCATGCTAGAAGGCAGCCAAATTGATTGGTGCGGTCACGCAAATGATATTGCATGTGCGATGAAAGAAATGCACGACTTTGCCAAATCAATTGAACTTGCTAAGGCCTATGTTGACCAAAACCCTGATACTTTGTTAGTTGTAACCGCCGACCATTCTACGGGGGGATTAACCTTAGGTGCAAATGGCAAATACACTTGGTTACCTGATGAAGTGAAAAAAGTGAACTCGTCTGTAATGACAATGACCAAATCACTACTTGAAGCTGATGATTTAAAAACCGCATGGAATCAACATACAAGTTTAGCGCTGAGTAAAGATGCGTTAGATTCACTTTCTAAAGCAAAACAAGACGGTGATGAAGCGCTTTACAAAGCCATCAACAAAGTGATCAATACAGCGACTTATACTGGCTGGACAACAAGCGGTCATACTGCGATAGATGTACAAGTTTTTGCTTATGGCAAAGGCTATGAGCAATTTATCGGGTCACAAAACAACACTCAAATTGCAGAAAAACTAATTAACTTTATCGAAAAGTAA
- a CDS encoding alpha/beta fold hydrolase, with product MTSDEKNTLSVLKKLGLSGKIVGNGKSLVLCVHGWLDNCDSFKPMLNEKVNTKDYTWLAIDLPGHGESKWKSSDAHYYFIDYIYDLDVLINELNFERIFLIGHSMGAMICNLYAACFPLRIAALALIDGIGIVTTKPSETKKQLLNAFRQRNKLIESKEAKFFSSFEDVINARMKASDLDYKNAEILMNRNSTVFKSGVKLKTDPRLKQHSGFRFSKAQALSCLEDIETPTLFIKAKQGYPMVDAQFNLFRSCFINLKVEELSGGHHCHMENAAQTLQSISSHFDAYNET from the coding sequence ATGACAAGTGACGAAAAAAATACGCTAAGTGTTTTAAAAAAACTCGGTTTATCAGGGAAAATTGTAGGTAATGGAAAAAGTTTAGTCCTCTGTGTTCATGGCTGGCTGGATAATTGCGACAGCTTTAAACCCATGCTGAATGAGAAAGTGAATACTAAGGACTATACTTGGCTTGCTATAGATTTACCGGGTCATGGTGAATCTAAATGGAAAAGTTCAGATGCACATTATTACTTCATAGATTACATATATGATTTAGATGTTTTAATTAATGAACTTAATTTTGAGAGAATATTCTTGATTGGCCACTCTATGGGCGCAATGATTTGTAATCTATATGCCGCTTGTTTTCCGCTTCGCATTGCGGCATTGGCACTTATAGATGGAATTGGCATTGTAACAACAAAGCCGAGCGAAACAAAAAAACAGTTATTGAATGCTTTTAGGCAGCGAAACAAACTTATTGAAAGCAAAGAAGCAAAATTCTTTAGTAGTTTTGAGGATGTCATCAATGCAAGGATGAAGGCTTCTGATTTAGATTATAAAAACGCTGAAATCTTAATGAATAGAAATTCGACTGTTTTTAAATCTGGTGTAAAACTTAAAACCGACCCCAGATTAAAACAGCATTCTGGCTTTAGGTTTTCTAAAGCTCAAGCTTTGTCTTGTCTAGAAGATATTGAAACACCAACACTATTTATTAAGGCAAAGCAGGGATATCCAATGGTAGATGCTCAATTTAATTTATTTAGATCATGTTTTATTAATTTAAAAGTCGAAGAATTGTCGGGTGGTCATCATTGTCATATGGAAAATGCAGCGCAAACTTTACAATCAATTTCATCTCATTTCGACGCATATAATGAAACTTGA
- the fadD gene encoding long-chain-fatty-acid--CoA ligase FadD codes for MDKIWLKRYPKGMPETIDPEHYNSLLELFDKSFTEYASLPAYSNMSKTMTYQQVDIATKAVASYLQNTLGLGRGDKVAVMMPNLLQTPISILGVLRAGCTVVNVNPLYTARELEHQLNDSEAKAIFILANFANTLESVIDKTNVKHIVLTQIGDMLGGVKKHLVNFVVKRVKKMVPPFSLPSAIPFNEVVSADPGAYKAPDIHRDDLAFLQYTGGTTGVSKGAMLSHGNMVGNLEQVSGCLDNVLDKGKEVVITALPLYHIFALTANCLTFMKYGGHNILITNPRDMAGFVKELAKYPFTAITGVNTLFNGLLNTPGFSDLDFSNLKMSLGGGMAVQRPVAEKWQAVTKSKLMEGYGLTECAPLVTICPYDLDGYNGSIGLPAPSTELKIILENGDEAPKGEAGELCVKGPQVMQGYYNRPEATAECLNDGWFATGDIATYDDEGFFYIVDRKKDMILVSGFNVFPNEIEEIVAMHEGVLEVAAIGVPHEVSGEQVKVFVVKKDPSLTEKDIISHCRDNLTNYKVPKLVEFRDELPKTNVGKILRRALKD; via the coding sequence GTGGATAAAATTTGGTTAAAGCGTTACCCAAAAGGTATGCCTGAAACAATTGATCCAGAGCACTACAACTCACTGCTTGAATTATTTGACAAAAGTTTTACAGAGTATGCGTCTTTACCTGCATACAGCAATATGTCAAAAACGATGACATATCAACAAGTTGATATTGCAACAAAAGCAGTTGCTAGCTATCTGCAAAATACATTAGGGTTGGGCCGAGGTGATAAAGTTGCGGTAATGATGCCAAACTTATTACAAACACCGATCAGTATTCTAGGTGTGCTCCGTGCTGGTTGCACTGTGGTTAATGTGAATCCTTTATACACAGCGCGTGAATTAGAGCACCAATTAAATGACTCTGAAGCTAAAGCAATCTTCATTCTAGCAAACTTTGCAAATACACTTGAGAGCGTGATTGATAAGACAAACGTAAAGCACATAGTACTTACTCAAATTGGCGATATGCTAGGTGGCGTAAAGAAGCATTTAGTCAACTTTGTAGTAAAACGTGTCAAGAAAATGGTCCCGCCTTTTTCATTACCAAGTGCAATTCCTTTTAATGAAGTTGTGAGCGCTGACCCAGGTGCTTACAAAGCCCCAGATATTCATAGAGATGACTTAGCATTTTTGCAATATACAGGTGGCACTACTGGTGTATCTAAAGGTGCAATGCTCTCACATGGCAACATGGTTGGTAATTTAGAACAAGTTTCTGGCTGTTTAGATAATGTACTTGATAAAGGTAAAGAAGTTGTGATTACTGCATTGCCTCTCTATCACATTTTTGCATTAACAGCGAACTGCTTAACATTTATGAAGTATGGTGGTCATAATATTTTGATCACAAATCCTCGTGATATGGCCGGTTTTGTTAAAGAGCTAGCTAAGTATCCGTTCACGGCTATTACAGGGGTGAATACTTTATTTAATGGTCTATTGAATACACCTGGATTTTCTGATTTAGACTTTTCTAATTTGAAAATGTCTCTAGGTGGAGGAATGGCAGTACAACGTCCGGTGGCTGAAAAGTGGCAGGCCGTTACTAAGAGTAAGCTAATGGAAGGTTATGGTCTTACGGAGTGTGCACCACTTGTAACAATTTGTCCTTATGATCTCGACGGATACAATGGGTCTATCGGTCTACCTGCACCAAGTACAGAGTTAAAAATTATTCTTGAGAATGGTGACGAAGCGCCTAAAGGTGAAGCTGGTGAACTTTGCGTAAAAGGGCCTCAGGTAATGCAAGGCTATTACAATCGCCCAGAGGCAACAGCCGAATGTCTAAATGATGGTTGGTTTGCTACGGGTGATATCGCGACTTATGATGATGAAGGATTCTTCTATATTGTAGATCGTAAGAAAGATATGATTCTAGTTTCAGGTTTCAATGTGTTCCCTAACGAAATCGAAGAGATTGTTGCTATGCACGAGGGTGTACTTGAGGTTGCCGCAATTGGGGTACCGCATGAAGTAAGCGGAGAACAAGTCAAAGTATTTGTTGTTAAAAAAGACCCATCTCTTACAGAAAAAGATATAATAAGTCACTGTCGAGATAATTTAACCAATTATAAAGTACCTAAACTAGTAGAATTCCGAGACGAGTTACCGAAAACTAACGTCGGAAAAATTCTTAGACGTGCTTTAAAAGATTGA